The genomic DNA TAAGATTTGCTGAAAAGAAGGGCAAGCACGgtcatatatatatttggtaaaGGAAGACACAAAAGGGGGCGTGGATAAAGTTATACATTAATAAATAGACAATACCTGATTGTAAATTTATTTCGTTTTAGTTATCACAGCAATTTGTAGCTAATACTGACTGAGAACTGGGAAAATGCTTAACTCTACTGATGTGACAGAGTTTATTCTTTTAGGACTAACCAGTTGTCAGGAATGGCAAGTTGTCTTCTTCATAGTTTTTCTGGTTGTCTATATCGTCACCATGGTGGGTAATATTGGCATGATCTTATTAATTAAGTTCAGTCCACAGCTTAACAGCCCAATGTACTTTTTTCTCAGTCATTTGtcatttgttgatgtgtgtttttCTTCCAATGTCACCCCTAAAATGTTGGAAAATCTGTTATCGGAGACCAAAACTATTTCTCATGCTGGTTGTTCGGTACAATGTTTCTTCTTTTTGCCCTCGTCCATGTAGAGATTTTTATTCTTGCTGTGATGGCCTTTGATAGATACATGGCCATTGGGAACCCTTTGCTCTATGGCAGCAAAATGTCAAGGGTTGTTTGTATTCGACTGATCTTCCCTTACATATATGGTTTTCTGACTAGTCTGGCAGCAACCTTATGGACCTACGGCTTATACTTCTGTGGGAAAATTGAGATCAGCCATTTCTACTGTGCAGACCCACCTCTCATCAAAATGGCCTGCGCAGGGACCTTTGTAAAAGAATATACAATGATCATACTTGCAAGCATTAATTTCACATATTCTCTGACTGTAGTTACCGTTTCTTATGTGTTCATTCTCATTGCCATTCTACGGATGCACTCAGCAGAAGGGAGGCGAAAGGCGTTTGCCACCTGTGGGTCCCACTTGACAGCAGTCATCATCTTTTATGGAACACTTATTTTCATGTATCTCAGACGTCCTACAGAGAAGTCCGTGGAGCAGGGGAAAATGGTGGCTGTGTTTTATACCACGGTCATTCCCATGCTGAACCCCATGATCTACAGTCTGAGGAACAAGGATGTGAAAGAGGCTGTGAACAGAGTGATCAGCAGAGCATGTTTAACAAGACAAAATTGAGTTAATCTTGCCTTTTGTGTTTCACAAGCTTTTGTTCATCAGTAGATTATTGCTTAGTACATAGTTAAAGACTTTTTACGGAAAGCTAAAAGATCTGTGCATTGCAAAGGAAACAGCAAGACTCAAATTCAGGGAAAAATAAGTAGATCTACCCATTCCTGTTGGTGTAAGTAGTGAggagtatttaaaaattaaaatgctgaTTAGTGGAGGAGTTGATTGGAGCAAAGTTCAGGGATCTTCCAATTGAAATTGTTCTAATAGTTAGCTAAAAtgaagattttgttttttcttattcaaATACGCAGTGGGtgaattttggaaatatttatcaaTTTGCCTATTTAGAGATAAAttggaacaggaaaaaaataacatattttattcatttctagtATGAGGGCATGAAAAATGGTGGCCTCGCAAATAGCTACAACATTGTGtgatgtttcttattttttcagtGTAAAAGGTGGGTCTGTTCAGAGACGACTGCTTTCAAAACTGTAATCTTATTCTATTTAATCCTTGTGTTTACAGGACAAAATACAGTGTCTCTCTTTTAGAGATTCTAGTAACTTCCATGCTTCAACTAAGAGGTTGCCTCTGACTAGACTGTGCCCTTCTCACGGCCTTGCCAACCGTCTTCAGTCTGACTGAAGAGTGGGTAGAATTGGTGGAtggatgtgtcattttgaaaGCACAGCTCTCCAGATTCCCCTTAAGAAATGAAATTGATGTTCATGTGGAATATTTTGCACTTCTATGATGTAGATATGGTtcttagatattttaaaataatttttgtctttGAAAGAAATAAGATAGGGTGGTCTATTTGTCTTTCACAATAACATGACCTACCATCATAATATTCACATAGTTT from Manis pentadactyla isolate mManPen7 chromosome 9, mManPen7.hap1, whole genome shotgun sequence includes the following:
- the LOC118907999 gene encoding LOW QUALITY PROTEIN: olfactory receptor 5M3-like (The sequence of the model RefSeq protein was modified relative to this genomic sequence to represent the inferred CDS: inserted 1 base in 1 codon) — protein: MLNSTDVTEFILLGLTSCQEWQVVFFIVFLVVYIVTMVGNIGMILLIKFSPQLNSPMYFFLSHLSFVDVCFSSNVTPKMLENLLSETKTISHAGCSVQCFFFLXLVHVEIFILAVMAFDRYMAIGNPLLYGSKMSRVVCIRLIFPYIYGFLTSLAATLWTYGLYFCGKIEISHFYCADPPLIKMACAGTFVKEYTMIILASINFTYSLTVVTVSYVFILIAILRMHSAEGRRKAFATCGSHLTAVIIFYGTLIFMYLRRPTEKSVEQGKMVAVFYTTVIPMLNPMIYSLRNKDVKEAVNRVISRACLTRQN